The DNA window TCACCAATCAAAGGCACACCGCCATCGGTGAAGATCTTCGGCAAAGGCCACCCCGCATCGAGACCGGGGCTGATCACAACCATCGAGAATCGAATCTCTCCACATGCATGGCGCGCTTCGTCCAACCCAATTTTTAAGCTGATCCCTTCGCTCTCGAAACTCTTCACCGCCTTCTGCAAAGACGCCGGATCACCATCATCAAACACCACCACCTCCGCACCGAGACGACGCGCCAGTCGAGCCGCGCCAAGACCGCTTCGGCCGGCGCCAAGAATGGCGTAGTGATGTCCGCTCAGTTTTTTCACATCAACGAATTTTTAAAGAGGCAAGGCCGATGAAGGCCATGATCAACGACAACATCCAAAAACGCACCACCACCTGGCTCTCCGGCCAGCCGCCCAGCTCGAAGTGATGGTGAATCGGCGACATCCGGAAAATGCGCTTGCCGGTTAGTTTAAAACTGATCACCTGCATGATCACTGATCCAGCCTCCATCACAAACACCCCGCCAACCACGACAAGCAAGAGCTCCTGTTTGCTGCCAATTGCCAGCGTCGCAATCGCCCCGCCAATGGCCAGCGAACCGGTATCTCCCATGAACATTTTTGCAGGCTGACAGTTGAACCACAAAAATCCAAAACACGCTCCCACCAACCCCATCGCCACAATCGTCAGCTCGTCCGCATAAGGAAAATACGGAATGATCAAAAACTTCGCATATTGAATGTTGCTGCCAAGATAACACAACATTGCATAAGCCAGCCCCGTGCTGATGGAACACCCGGTCGCCAGTCCATCTAGTCCGTCGGTTAAATTTACTGCATTTGACGCCCCAACGATGATCAGCGCAAAAAACGCAACCGCAAACAGGCCCATGTCGGCAATCACCGGATCCTTAAACGCCGGAAGGAAAAGGCTCCGGTAGGAAACCGGCGTGCGCGTGTCCTGGGTCACCATTCCCTTCGTCGTCGTGGTCGTCGTCGCCCCAAGAACAGCCTCAGCTCCTTGGGTCGTCTTCACAACAGTATCCACCTGTTCGGTTTTCCCCGTGACCATGGCGCCGTCGGGAATCGCATAGGCAAACAAGCTACCCGCAATGATCGCCACCACAAACTGCCATCCCAGCTTCATCCGCGCACTCACACCCTTCGAATTCTTCTTCGCCACCTTCTCGTAATCATCAAGAAATCCCAGCAACCCCAGTAGAATGGTGGTGCCCAGAACAATCCACACCGCCACATTCGCCCAGTCCACCCAAAGCAACACCGACAAACAAAAGGTCACCAGGATCAACACGCCGCCCATCGTCGGCGTCCCCGCCTTCTTGCCATGCAGATCAAACAGCTTCTGCACCTCTTCCTTGGATCGAACCGGCTGTCCCACTTTCAGGGAAATCAGCTTGCGGATCACCCAGTCGCCGAACAACAGGGAGAGCAAAAACGCCGTCAGAAACGCCCCGCCAGCACGCAGCGTGTGATAGTGCAGCAC is part of the Phragmitibacter flavus genome and encodes:
- the mraY gene encoding phospho-N-acetylmuramoyl-pentapeptide-transferase, encoding MIYWLSELRLLMDGDSFLFRPLHVLHYHTLRAGGAFLTAFLLSLLFGDWVIRKLISLKVGQPVRSKEEVQKLFDLHGKKAGTPTMGGVLILVTFCLSVLLWVDWANVAVWIVLGTTILLGLLGFLDDYEKVAKKNSKGVSARMKLGWQFVVAIIAGSLFAYAIPDGAMVTGKTEQVDTVVKTTQGAEAVLGATTTTTTKGMVTQDTRTPVSYRSLFLPAFKDPVIADMGLFAVAFFALIIVGASNAVNLTDGLDGLATGCSISTGLAYAMLCYLGSNIQYAKFLIIPYFPYADELTIVAMGLVGACFGFLWFNCQPAKMFMGDTGSLAIGGAIATLAIGSKQELLLVVVGGVFVMEAGSVIMQVISFKLTGKRIFRMSPIHHHFELGGWPESQVVVRFWMLSLIMAFIGLASLKIR